From one Suicoccus acidiformans genomic stretch:
- the aroC gene encoding chorismate synthase, with protein MSGVWGNKLKVSIFGESHGPAIGVTLHNLPAGIRLDEDAILKEMARRAPGSSDLTTPRKEKDQPEIVSGYLDGQTTGAPLTAVIWNTNTRSKDYSQMKRLMRPGQADYPGRMRYDGFADYRGSGHFSGRITAPLVFAGAIAKGWLAERGIRIGAHVLSIEKIYDRQYTLEDELTTELLQKWASEQLPLFEEEVRPDMEEAIYAAKQAEDSVGGVVETIVSGVPAGYGNPFFDSVEATLAHLIFSVPATKGLEFGSGFDIAAMRGSQANDAYYYDTNGNVKTKTNHNGGIIGGITYGMPIVFRTAIKPPASIGQDQETIDIESGENTTMETHGRHDPCIVPRVIPVLEAVTALALMDLILVKEGIEFAKS; from the coding sequence ATGAGTGGCGTATGGGGGAATAAATTAAAAGTATCGATTTTCGGCGAATCTCATGGGCCAGCCATTGGGGTGACCTTACACAATTTACCCGCTGGTATTCGCTTAGATGAAGATGCCATCCTTAAAGAAATGGCTCGTCGGGCTCCTGGTAGTAGCGATCTGACGACGCCACGCAAGGAGAAGGATCAACCAGAAATTGTTTCAGGCTATTTAGACGGTCAAACAACGGGCGCCCCTTTGACGGCGGTCATTTGGAACACGAATACCCGCTCTAAAGACTATAGTCAGATGAAGCGTTTGATGCGGCCGGGTCAGGCAGATTATCCGGGGCGTATGCGCTATGATGGCTTCGCTGATTACCGGGGGAGTGGCCACTTCTCAGGGCGGATTACGGCGCCCTTAGTTTTTGCGGGGGCCATTGCCAAGGGCTGGCTTGCGGAACGGGGAATTCGCATTGGCGCACATGTTCTGTCCATCGAGAAAATTTACGACCGCCAGTATACTTTAGAAGATGAATTAACCACTGAATTACTTCAAAAATGGGCTAGTGAACAATTACCGCTCTTTGAAGAAGAGGTTCGCCCAGATATGGAAGAAGCGATTTATGCTGCCAAGCAGGCGGAAGATTCGGTAGGCGGCGTGGTAGAAACGATTGTCAGCGGGGTTCCGGCTGGCTATGGCAATCCTTTCTTTGATTCAGTGGAAGCAACCTTGGCGCATTTAATTTTCTCCGTCCCGGCGACGAAGGGCTTGGAATTCGGTTCGGGCTTTGATATTGCTGCTATGCGAGGTTCGCAAGCTAATGATGCTTATTATTACGATACAAACGGCAACGTGAAGACGAAAACAAACCATAACGGTGGAATTATCGGTGGCATTACCTACGGAATGCCCATTGTCTTTCGAACGGCTATTAAACCGCCGGCTTCGATTGGCCAAGACCAGGAGACGATAGATATTGAAAGTGGCGAGAATACGACCATGGAAACACATGGACGCCACGATCCGTGTATTGTTCCAAGGGTGATACCGGTTCTAGAAGCAGTGACAGCCTTGGCGTTGATGGATTTAATTTTGGTGAAAGAGGGGATTGAATTTGCGAAGTCTTGA
- a CDS encoding chorismate mutase has translation MRSLEELREEINQIDTELTKLIEARFKCAVEVAQYKQAHDLPVFDEKREAIVLERNVSAVSDTRFEDDIRRFYQSLMDISKDIQRQELQAEE, from the coding sequence TTGCGAAGTCTTGAGGAATTACGAGAAGAAATTAATCAAATTGATACAGAACTAACTAAACTAATTGAAGCACGCTTTAAGTGTGCCGTTGAAGTTGCCCAGTATAAGCAGGCGCATGACTTGCCGGTCTTTGATGAGAAACGGGAAGCCATTGTTCTTGAGCGGAATGTTTCGGCCGTGAGTGATACACGCTTTGAAGATGATATTCGGCGTTTCTATCAAAGTTTGATGGACATTTCCAAGGATATTCAGCGACAAGAGTTGCAGGCGGAAGAATGA
- the liaF gene encoding cell wall-active antibiotics response protein LiaF, whose product MKEYLKQNLLIIACMVILLLVIDIFTDWHSLAAFIIGTLFLLASIFVERKGLSRLSLFIATFAFVLAIFLTQSIWLLAVVFILFLIVFRAPTGNEFFDTGEAKLVSPASKNTYIGVKLVQPQSKQRKPLVTEQVNLSQANEQQAWDDINLVMLGGNAIVDLGNTNLPEGESIIMLRKLVGRTRIIVPSDVGLHINFSTMSGAVIFEQQRYDLTGENFRWESPSYQASPRRMKLVLSVVFGDVEVIVL is encoded by the coding sequence ATGAAAGAGTATTTGAAGCAGAATTTATTAATAATTGCCTGCATGGTGATCCTGTTGCTCGTCATAGATATATTTACAGACTGGCACTCACTGGCAGCCTTTATTATCGGCACGCTATTTCTATTGGCATCGATATTTGTGGAACGAAAAGGGCTTAGTCGGCTTTCTTTGTTTATTGCGACGTTTGCTTTCGTATTAGCCATATTTCTCACCCAGTCGATCTGGTTATTGGCCGTGGTTTTTATTCTCTTTCTGATTGTTTTCCGTGCGCCAACAGGCAATGAATTCTTCGATACGGGTGAGGCGAAGTTGGTCTCGCCCGCTAGTAAGAATACTTATATTGGGGTGAAATTAGTCCAGCCGCAAAGTAAGCAAAGGAAGCCTTTAGTAACGGAACAAGTGAATTTAAGCCAAGCAAATGAGCAACAAGCATGGGATGATATTAACCTGGTAATGCTTGGTGGCAATGCCATTGTTGACTTAGGTAATACTAATTTGCCGGAAGGTGAATCCATTATTATGTTAAGAAAGCTAGTAGGCCGAACGCGCATCATTGTGCCCAGTGATGTTGGCTTGCACATTAATTTCAGTACCATGTCCGGTGCGGTTATCTTTGAACAGCAACGCTATGACTTAACCGGGGAGAATTTCCGCTGGGAAAGTCCGTCTTATCAAGCTTCTCCGAGGCGGATGAAGTTGGTGCTTTCAGTTGTCTTTGGTGATGTCGAGGTGATCGTGCTATGA
- a CDS encoding sensor histidine kinase: MNIRLWLRLFWHQLSMLGLILLGLLLLLVEGFALIAWQDLLTLTWLNIPVYLLVLALLVTIAAFYSAYLALNLSQPYEMIQAQLSWLLMGKYQHPIFKEKPRNVSWYETDNQVCGSILGLRQKLLQLHSDLQELSAAPTFVSQETKEEIIEGERHRIARELHDSVSQQLFAATMLISLVREQMEEGASQEVILKQVGHVESIVQKAQSEMRALLLHLRPIELYDKTLAQGVEELLRELNPKVPMTLTWDIQVPKLESGLEDHIFRIVQECVSNTLRHAEAKRLEVYLHDNNGVLRLRIIDDGKGFNPDQESLAGHYGLNNLAERVKNMGGSHQIFSQVGEGTTIDISIPLAAQSITEGRGME; encoded by the coding sequence ATGAATATTAGGCTTTGGTTGCGTCTTTTTTGGCATCAGTTAAGCATGTTAGGGTTGATTCTGCTGGGGCTTTTGCTGTTATTGGTAGAAGGCTTCGCTTTAATAGCCTGGCAGGACTTACTTACTTTGACTTGGCTGAATATCCCCGTATATTTGCTTGTTCTAGCTTTACTGGTGACAATTGCTGCATTCTATTCAGCTTATCTTGCGCTGAACTTGTCTCAGCCTTACGAGATGATTCAAGCTCAGCTGAGTTGGTTACTGATGGGAAAATATCAACATCCGATTTTCAAAGAAAAGCCTCGTAATGTGAGTTGGTATGAAACGGATAATCAAGTTTGTGGGTCAATCCTAGGTTTACGGCAGAAATTATTGCAACTTCATTCTGATTTGCAGGAATTATCGGCCGCCCCAACCTTTGTCTCTCAGGAGACTAAAGAGGAGATTATAGAAGGGGAACGCCACCGGATTGCCCGGGAACTTCATGATTCGGTGAGTCAACAATTATTTGCTGCAACGATGTTGATTTCCTTAGTACGCGAGCAAATGGAAGAGGGGGCTTCACAAGAAGTTATTCTGAAACAGGTCGGACACGTCGAGTCGATTGTGCAGAAAGCTCAATCTGAGATGCGGGCCTTACTCTTACACCTTAGGCCGATTGAACTGTATGATAAGACCTTGGCCCAAGGGGTCGAAGAATTGTTGCGGGAACTGAATCCGAAAGTTCCTATGACGTTGACTTGGGATATTCAAGTCCCTAAGTTGGAATCGGGCTTAGAAGATCATATCTTTCGTATTGTCCAAGAGTGTGTCTCGAATACATTGCGTCATGCGGAAGCGAAACGCTTGGAAGTATATTTACACGATAATAATGGTGTCTTACGCCTTAGAATTATTGATGACGGGAAAGGCTTTAACCCCGATCAAGAGTCTTTGGCCGGGCATTATGGTTTGAATAATTTAGCTGAACGGGTGAAGAATATGGGTGGTAGCCATCAAATTTTCAGTCAAGTCGGAGAGGGCACTACGATTGATATTTCGATTCCGCTAGCAGCTCAATCAATAACAGAAGGTAGAGGGATGGAATGA
- a CDS encoding response regulator: MIRVLLIDDHEMVRLGVSAYLAAQDDIEVIAEADNGLVGYHKALELKPDIILMDLVMDTMDGIESTQKILAEWPEAKIIIVTSFIDDEKVFPALEAGAKSYILKTSSAKEIAEAIRATYGGDEVIGPEVSEKVLNRDSQAQQPQLHDQLTGRELEVLSLLADGMSNQEIADELFITLKTVKTHVSNILSKLEVSDRTQATIYAYQHGLKEK, encoded by the coding sequence ATGATACGAGTTTTATTAATTGATGACCATGAAATGGTCCGCTTGGGTGTTTCTGCTTATTTAGCAGCCCAAGATGATATTGAAGTAATTGCTGAAGCGGATAATGGACTGGTAGGTTATCATAAAGCCTTGGAGTTAAAGCCCGACATCATTCTGATGGATTTAGTGATGGATACGATGGACGGCATTGAGTCCACCCAGAAGATTCTAGCGGAATGGCCGGAAGCTAAGATTATTATTGTGACAAGCTTTATAGACGATGAGAAAGTTTTCCCGGCCTTGGAAGCCGGCGCCAAAAGTTATATTCTCAAGACATCATCTGCTAAGGAGATTGCTGAAGCTATTCGGGCAACCTATGGCGGGGATGAAGTCATAGGGCCGGAAGTTAGCGAGAAGGTCCTCAACCGCGATAGCCAAGCCCAGCAACCCCAATTGCATGACCAGCTTACCGGACGCGAATTGGAAGTCTTAAGTCTATTGGCAGACGGCATGAGTAATCAGGAAATCGCCGATGAGCTTTTCATTACCTTGAAGACGGTCAAGACTCATGTTTCCAATATCCTATCCAAATTGGAAGTGAGTGACCGTACCCAAGCGACAATTTATGCTTACCAACATGGACTGAAAGAGAAGTAA
- a CDS encoding HesB/YadR/YfhF family protein yields the protein MQITVDSRAVTWFSEEMGRPDGTGIRFGVQIYGNSPVQNGFALAVEPDKPVEIGAQFQADNGLLFYVEAADVWFFDGHDLQVQYNEELHEPSYQYVKPQ from the coding sequence ATGCAAATAACAGTAGATTCACGTGCAGTGACATGGTTTAGTGAAGAGATGGGGCGTCCTGATGGGACTGGGATTCGCTTCGGTGTGCAAATTTATGGCAACAGTCCGGTGCAGAATGGCTTTGCTTTAGCCGTTGAACCAGACAAGCCAGTTGAAATTGGGGCGCAATTCCAGGCAGATAATGGCTTATTATTCTATGTTGAGGCGGCCGATGTCTGGTTTTTCGATGGGCATGATTTACAGGTTCAGTATAATGAAGAGCTCCACGAACCAAGCTATCAATATGTGAAGCCGCAATAG
- a CDS encoding AI-2E family transporter has translation MTHSFWLDVLKLGLSNILVYTKSQTKVIGLTILLFTMGFVWVDLSFGWALLIAIGISILDLLPVIGAGMVFIPWILVEWLTGDASQGWKLLAIYVLVEVITELIEPFFLGRDLAMPLWLPAVIMILCSILFNVWGILIASLAIPFISAYRTVLAKYRT, from the coding sequence ATGACACATTCATTCTGGTTAGATGTATTGAAACTCGGTCTATCCAATATCCTTGTTTATACGAAATCCCAAACGAAGGTGATTGGTTTAACCATTCTACTCTTTACGATGGGCTTTGTCTGGGTTGATTTATCTTTTGGTTGGGCTTTGCTTATAGCCATTGGGATTAGTATATTGGATTTATTGCCGGTAATTGGGGCGGGGATGGTCTTTATTCCCTGGATACTTGTAGAATGGCTTACGGGAGATGCGAGTCAAGGGTGGAAATTGCTGGCAATTTATGTGCTAGTGGAAGTAATTACGGAGCTTATTGAACCCTTCTTTCTGGGGCGTGATTTAGCGATGCCGCTCTGGTTGCCGGCAGTGATTATGATCCTTTGTAGTATTCTCTTCAATGTGTGGGGAATTCTTATTGCTTCACTTGCGATTCCATTTATTTCCGCCTATCGAACAGTCCTAGCTAAATACCGAACTTAA
- a CDS encoding type 1 glutamine amidotransferase domain-containing protein yields MTKVATVITDLFEDVEYTSPREALEEAGHEVVTIGIEAGQVVKGKTEGVEVEIDQAVKDADAADFDALLIPGGYSPDKLRADEDMLAFVREFAYEEKPIFSICHAPQLLVNADVLRGKRVTAVKQVAVDVINAGGLFFDKEVVTDPSGLVSSRTPEDIPAFNEAIIKALEQ; encoded by the coding sequence ATGACAAAAGTTGCAACAGTCATTACTGATTTATTTGAAGATGTGGAATATACTTCACCACGGGAGGCTTTAGAAGAAGCTGGTCATGAAGTAGTGACCATTGGCATCGAAGCCGGTCAAGTGGTTAAAGGCAAGACTGAAGGTGTAGAGGTTGAAATCGATCAAGCGGTTAAAGACGCTGATGCAGCGGACTTTGACGCCTTATTAATCCCGGGTGGTTATTCTCCGGATAAATTACGGGCAGATGAAGACATGTTGGCCTTCGTTAGAGAATTTGCCTATGAAGAAAAGCCAATCTTCTCCATTTGCCATGCGCCCCAATTACTGGTGAATGCTGATGTCTTACGCGGTAAACGGGTGACAGCCGTTAAGCAAGTCGCTGTCGACGTTATTAATGCAGGTGGCCTCTTCTTTGATAAAGAAGTCGTCACAGACCCATCTGGTCTAGTGTCAAGCCGTACCCCGGAAGATATTCCAGCTTTCAATGAAGCTATCATCAAAGCTTTAGAACAATAA
- the mgsA gene encoding methylglyoxal synthase, whose product MKIALIAHDKKKDEMVAFTTAYREILAQHDLYATGTTGLRIQEATNLPVHRFKSGPLGGDQQIGAEVSNNNIDLVIFLRDPLTPQAHEPDISALLRLCDVYNIPLATNVGSAEGLLRALDAGFMAWRELVRGHDFDQIEI is encoded by the coding sequence ATGAAGATAGCGCTCATCGCCCATGATAAGAAGAAGGATGAAATGGTAGCTTTTACAACGGCTTATCGGGAAATTCTGGCCCAACACGATCTCTATGCCACGGGTACGACGGGTTTACGGATTCAAGAAGCGACCAATTTACCTGTGCATCGCTTTAAATCTGGTCCCCTAGGCGGCGATCAACAAATTGGGGCAGAAGTGTCCAACAATAATATTGATTTGGTGATTTTCTTACGGGATCCACTGACCCCGCAAGCTCATGAGCCGGATATTTCTGCTTTGTTAAGGTTATGTGATGTCTACAATATTCCATTAGCAACGAATGTTGGGTCGGCTGAAGGCTTACTCCGGGCACTAGATGCTGGCTTTATGGCCTGGCGCGAGCTGGTACGCGGGCATGATTTCGACCAAATTGAAATTTAG
- the clpB gene encoding ATP-dependent chaperone ClpB, translated as MTSTMQQALGEAQQIAVTRHHQQIDIPHLWRIFMQADHFAYKLYEGLGIDMAAMKALIEAEIDKLSTVEGTNVQYGQQISQRLNQLFQDAGQIGQDLGDEYLSTEVILLALYEQKHNPITQFLDKAGVSQSRFKERIEELRGGERVTNQNQEATYETLEQYAVNLNEAVKANKLDPVIGRDEEIRDVIRILTRKTKNNPVLIGEPGVGKTAIVEGLAQRIVRKDVPENLKDKEIWSLDMGSLIAGAKYRGEFEERLKAVLNEVQKSEGQILLFIDEIHNVVGAGKAEGSMDAGNMLKPMLARGELHLIGATTLDEYREYIEKDKALERRFQRVMVQEPDVEDTISILRGLKERFEIHHGVNIHDNALVAAATMSDRYITDRFLPDKAIDLVDEACATIRMELNSVPLEMDQVNRRLMTLEIEEAALKKETDDASKKRLETLQEELADLREEANELKMRWEVEKEATNELRDKRQELDDARRKLEEAEANYDLEKAAELRHGTIPALERELADLESKHEQAGTSESRLTQEAVTENEIADVVGRLTGIPVSKLVEGERHRLLKMDETLSERVIGQQEAIDRVTEAVLRSRAGIQDPNRPIGSFLFLGPTGVGKTELAKALAEVLFDSEDHMVRIDMSEYMEKHSVSRLVGAPPGYVGHEEGGQLTEAVRRNPYTIVLLDEIEKAHPDVFNILLQVLDDGRLTDSKGRIVDFKNTVVIMTSNIGSQLLLEGVDDDGTINEETSKQVRQLLREHFKPEFLNRIDDIIMFSPLSMNMMTRIVYKFINQLSARLEAQQGIDLRISEEAASWLAEMGYDPVYGARPLQRFITKQVETPLAKQIIAGDIMPNSIVSISLQNDAIAFDSEPIPVA; from the coding sequence ATGACATCCACCATGCAACAAGCTTTAGGAGAAGCGCAACAGATTGCGGTTACAAGACATCATCAGCAAATTGATATTCCGCATTTATGGCGAATTTTTATGCAGGCTGACCATTTCGCCTATAAGCTGTATGAGGGCTTAGGCATTGATATGGCTGCAATGAAGGCTTTAATTGAAGCAGAAATTGATAAACTCTCTACCGTTGAGGGCACGAATGTCCAATACGGCCAACAAATATCGCAAAGATTAAATCAATTATTCCAAGATGCTGGTCAAATTGGGCAAGACTTGGGCGATGAGTATTTATCCACCGAAGTTATATTACTGGCGCTCTATGAGCAAAAGCATAATCCAATTACCCAATTCTTGGACAAAGCAGGCGTTAGTCAAAGTCGTTTTAAAGAACGTATAGAAGAATTAAGAGGAGGCGAGCGAGTGACAAATCAAAATCAAGAAGCAACTTATGAAACATTAGAACAATATGCGGTGAATCTAAATGAAGCCGTTAAAGCGAATAAGCTAGATCCTGTTATCGGACGTGACGAAGAAATTCGTGATGTTATTCGAATTCTAACCCGTAAGACTAAGAATAACCCTGTTCTTATTGGGGAGCCTGGGGTTGGTAAGACAGCTATCGTTGAAGGTTTAGCGCAACGTATTGTCCGTAAAGACGTGCCTGAGAACCTGAAGGACAAGGAAATTTGGTCCTTGGATATGGGCTCACTTATTGCAGGGGCGAAATACCGCGGGGAATTCGAGGAACGTTTAAAAGCTGTCCTCAATGAAGTTCAGAAATCTGAAGGTCAAATTCTGCTATTTATTGACGAGATTCATAATGTCGTTGGGGCAGGGAAAGCCGAAGGATCGATGGATGCTGGGAATATGCTTAAGCCGATGCTAGCCCGTGGGGAATTGCATTTAATCGGGGCAACCACCTTGGACGAATACCGGGAGTATATTGAAAAAGATAAGGCTTTAGAACGTCGTTTCCAACGGGTAATGGTGCAAGAGCCGGATGTGGAAGATACTATTTCGATTTTGCGTGGTTTGAAGGAACGCTTCGAAATTCACCATGGGGTTAATATTCATGACAATGCCTTGGTAGCAGCGGCAACCATGTCAGATCGTTATATTACTGATCGTTTCTTACCGGATAAGGCGATTGACCTAGTAGACGAAGCGTGTGCGACGATTCGGATGGAATTAAACTCTGTACCTTTGGAGATGGACCAAGTTAATCGGCGTTTGATGACTTTGGAAATTGAAGAGGCAGCCTTGAAGAAAGAAACCGATGACGCCAGCAAGAAACGTCTCGAAACACTGCAAGAAGAGTTGGCGGACTTACGCGAAGAAGCCAATGAGTTGAAGATGCGCTGGGAAGTTGAGAAGGAAGCTACCAATGAACTGCGCGACAAGCGTCAAGAACTCGATGATGCAAGACGTAAATTGGAAGAAGCAGAAGCCAATTATGATTTAGAAAAAGCAGCCGAATTGCGCCATGGCACGATTCCAGCCTTGGAGCGCGAGTTAGCAGACTTAGAATCCAAGCACGAGCAAGCTGGTACGAGCGAAAGTCGCCTAACTCAAGAAGCAGTGACTGAGAATGAAATTGCGGATGTCGTAGGTCGCTTAACAGGTATTCCTGTATCGAAATTGGTTGAAGGTGAACGTCACCGCCTCTTGAAAATGGACGAAACCTTATCAGAACGTGTCATTGGTCAACAAGAAGCGATTGACCGGGTAACGGAGGCGGTTCTTCGTTCTCGGGCAGGGATTCAAGATCCGAACCGCCCAATTGGTTCCTTCCTCTTCTTAGGACCAACCGGGGTTGGTAAGACAGAACTTGCGAAAGCTTTGGCCGAGGTGCTCTTCGATTCAGAAGACCATATGGTGCGCATTGATATGTCTGAGTATATGGAGAAACATAGTGTGTCTCGTTTAGTGGGGGCTCCTCCAGGTTACGTTGGTCACGAAGAGGGCGGTCAATTAACGGAAGCTGTACGCCGGAATCCATATACGATTGTCCTATTAGATGAGATTGAAAAGGCTCACCCAGATGTCTTTAACATTCTCTTGCAAGTGCTTGATGACGGACGTTTGACGGATTCGAAAGGGCGCATCGTCGACTTCAAGAATACAGTTGTGATTATGACAAGTAACATTGGTTCACAACTCCTCTTAGAAGGTGTTGATGATGACGGTACGATCAACGAAGAGACGTCCAAACAAGTACGTCAACTGTTACGTGAACACTTCAAGCCTGAATTCTTGAACCGGATTGACGACATCATTATGTTTTCACCACTTTCGATGAATATGATGACACGCATTGTCTACAAATTTATCAATCAGTTATCGGCTCGTTTAGAAGCCCAACAAGGCATTGATTTGCGCATCAGTGAAGAAGCAGCCTCTTGGCTTGCTGAGATGGGCTATGACCCAGTATACGGCGCAAGACCCTTGCAACGCTTTATCACGAAGCAAGTTGAAACACCTCTTGCCAAGCAAATTATTGCCGGGGACATTATGCCGAATTCGATTGTATCGATTAGCTTACAAAACGACGCGATAGCTTTCGACAGCGAACCGATTCCGGTCGCTTAA
- a CDS encoding reverse transcriptase domain-containing protein → MEDSLVHPTKKGTPQGDVISPLLSNIYLNIMDMELEKRGHKFIRYADDFSIYVKTRRSGERVMKSITTFLEKVLCLKVNTEKSEVVHISRMKLLRFGFTMIAGKHVTAPIGRLNKSLNDDSSN, encoded by the coding sequence ATGGAAGACAGTCTCGTTCATCCAACCAAGAAAGGCACGCCTCAAGGGGACGTTATCTCACCGCTATTATCCAATATTTATCTTAATATAATGGATATGGAACTCGAGAAACGAGGACATAAGTTTATTCGCTATGCGGATGACTTTAGTATTTACGTGAAAACTCGACGTTCAGGTGAGCGTGTGATGAAAAGCATCACGACATTTCTTGAGAAAGTGCTCTGCTTAAAAGTCAACACAGAAAAGAGTGAAGTGGTTCATATATCACGTATGAAACTCTTAAGGTTTGGCTTTACAATGATAGCGGGAAAGCACGTTACCGCCCCCATCGGACGGCTAAACAAAAGTTTAAACGACGACTCAAGCAACTGA
- a CDS encoding group II intron maturase-specific domain-containing protein: protein MTSRKRPGSFKAIVRAINQYTQGWIHYHGIGQMKHFIQETAGWFNRRLRQLCWSRWKRVKTRYQMLRKYGLPHEIAIQYANSRKGYWRLSKPYQMSLALPTKRLIAWGLKDINPQAMSSFIRNIQLLNCRIREPYVRWWERSTSQLMASLLLD, encoded by the coding sequence CTGACGAGTCGCAAACGACCTGGAAGTTTCAAGGCAATCGTGCGAGCGATTAATCAATACACGCAAGGATGGATACATTACCATGGGATTGGTCAAATGAAACATTTCATACAGGAGACAGCTGGATGGTTTAACCGTCGACTCCGACAATTGTGTTGGAGTCGATGGAAGAGAGTCAAAACCAGATACCAAATGCTGAGGAAATATGGGCTACCTCACGAAATAGCCATTCAGTACGCCAATAGCCGAAAAGGATACTGGCGTCTGTCAAAGCCCTATCAAATGAGCCTAGCCCTGCCTACAAAAAGACTCATCGCTTGGGGATTGAAAGATATCAATCCCCAAGCGATGAGTTCGTTCATACGAAATATTCAATTGTTGAACTGCCGTATACGAGAACCGTACGTACGGTGGTGGGAGAGGTCGACTAGCCAATTAATGGCTAGTCTCCTACTCGATTAA
- a CDS encoding AI-2E family transporter, translating into MLKLTSVERRELVCLSNWKQLDRLIGKYLLIGAIAVIVIMNYKNILQLLEYIWIVAKPLVIGACIAYVLNILMNLFERYLYPNAESKLANATRRPVAILLALIVIVAVISFVLYLIIPQIISVIQEIIKVLPMIGQSIEYLIHESEKLWPFLDDYVNLDSLNVEAITRRILNFLNGLTSNVIGTTVSTVSSVLSFVINIFLSLIFALYILLGKERFGQQFRRLSQAYLPVKGHNLLMYVLQIFDQSFHSFITGEVIEAFILGAMVAIGMFIFRFPYAAMIGALTGVTALIPIVGAYLSGAVGFVLIAVQNPLQGLLFIVFIVVVQQIEGNLIYPRVVGDSIGLPGIWVLAAVTVGGGLWGIPGMLMGVPLSSAVYRLIRNDVALREEVKHQADEDRNHRFHEA; encoded by the coding sequence ATGCTAAAATTGACATCAGTTGAAAGAAGGGAGTTGGTCTGTTTGTCCAACTGGAAGCAATTAGATCGCTTGATTGGGAAATATCTTCTCATCGGCGCAATTGCCGTTATTGTTATTATGAATTACAAGAATATACTGCAATTATTAGAGTATATTTGGATCGTTGCCAAGCCTTTGGTTATCGGCGCGTGTATAGCTTACGTCTTAAATATTCTGATGAATCTCTTTGAGCGGTATTTGTATCCGAATGCTGAAAGTAAATTGGCGAATGCAACCAGGCGACCTGTAGCCATTCTTCTTGCCCTTATTGTTATTGTGGCAGTTATTTCCTTCGTATTGTATTTGATCATTCCCCAAATTATTTCTGTTATCCAAGAAATCATCAAAGTACTGCCAATGATTGGTCAATCGATTGAATACTTGATACATGAGAGCGAAAAATTGTGGCCATTCCTCGATGATTACGTCAATTTGGACTCCTTGAATGTTGAGGCGATAACCCGCCGCATCTTGAACTTCTTGAACGGCTTAACATCTAATGTGATTGGCACCACGGTATCAACAGTATCGTCTGTCCTTTCCTTTGTGATTAATATCTTCTTGTCGCTTATTTTCGCCCTATATATTCTACTCGGGAAGGAACGCTTTGGCCAGCAATTCCGCCGTTTGTCACAAGCGTATTTACCAGTGAAAGGGCATAATCTGTTAATGTATGTCTTACAAATCTTTGATCAATCATTCCATAGCTTTATTACAGGCGAAGTGATTGAAGCCTTTATTTTAGGGGCTATGGTTGCGATTGGTATGTTTATCTTCCGCTTCCCATATGCAGCCATGATTGGTGCCTTGACGGGGGTTACTGCTTTAATCCCAATTGTAGGGGCATACTTATCCGGTGCAGTCGGTTTCGTACTGATTGCGGTGCAAAATCCGCTGCAAGGTTTACTGTTTATTGTCTTTATCGTCGTCGTCCAGCAAATTGAAGGAAACTTGATTTATCCTCGGGTTGTTGGAGACTCTATTGGACTACCTGGTATTTGGGTTCTTGCAGCGGTAACGGTCGGGGGCGGCCTCTGGGGAATCCCTGGTATGTTAATGGGAGTACCACTGTCATCGGCTGTTTATCGCCTCATTCGAAATGATGTTGCCTTGCGTGAAGAAGTGAAACACCAAGCAGACGAGGATCGTAACCATCGTTTCCACGAAGCTTAA